A window of the Plasmodium vivax chromosome 12, whole genome shotgun sequence genome harbors these coding sequences:
- a CDS encoding casein kinase II beta chain, putative (encoded by transcript PVX_083020A), with translation MDEEGLSNNESSNDVVDEENLEEERGLSDASFGHREEEEGGLHGCSGEGGDGEEGGDCEDGLDGCDCDHGVDGGLDVEDLEGQAADAPGEEKDAEGGGNEEEEEEEEEEEEEEEEEEEEEEEEEEDDDEDDDDEDDDDDDYDDDEYDEDDFNEATVSWIEWFCQLKQNIFLVEVDEDFIRDEFNLIGLQTKVPHFKKLLKIILDEDDDDDDDDDEEDDYDEEDDEINRGSDELYKNKDIYEQNAACLYGLIHSRFILTSKGLALMREKYKSSIYGTCPSIYCDNAKLLPTAISEVPKFLSPLLYCPRCCESFYPHKNSLLNQLDGSYFGTSFASFFALSFNIQSDKKRIYYTPQICGFTINRDIRETLYVGMNKDNSESSEEYS, from the exons ATGGATGAGGAGGGGCTGTCCAACAATGAAAGTTCTAATGACGTGGTAGATGAAGAAAACCTGGAGGAGGAAAGGGGCCTTTCCGATGCTTCTTTTGGCCACcgggaagaggaggagggtGGCCTCCACGGGTGTAGCGGGGAGGGAGGCGATGGTGAGGAAGGAGGCGATTGTGAGGATGGCTTGGATGGATGCGACTGCGACCATGGCGTGGATGGCGGTCTCGATGTAGAAGACCTTGAAGGACAAGCAGCCGACGCGCCGGGCGAAGAAAAAGATGCCGAGGGAGGTGGaaacgaagaggaggaggaagaggaggaagaagaagaggaggaggaagaagaggaggaggaggaagaggaggaagaagaggaagacgacgatgaggatgacgatgatgaggacgacgacgatgatgattaTGACGACGATGAGTATGACGAGGACGACTTCAACGAGGCCACG gTGTCCTGGATCGAGTGGTTCTGCCAGCTGAAGCAGAACATCTTCCTCGTGGAAGTGGACGAGGACTTCATAAGGGACGAGTTCAACCTGATCGGGCTCCAAACGAAGGTGCCCCATTTTAAGAAGCTCCTGAAAATCATACTAGACgaagacgacgatgatgacgacgacgacgatgaggaggacgatTATGATGAGGAAGACGACGAGATAAATAGAGGCTCCGACGAgctatacaaaaataaagatatatatgAGCAAAATGCTGCATGTCTTTACGGGTTAATACACAGCCGTTTCATTTTAACCTCCAAAGGGCTGGCCCTGATGAGGGAAAAGTACAAATCTAGTATCTATGGTACTTGCCCAAGCATATATTGCGATAATGCAAAGTTGTTACCCACTGCCATTTCGGAAGTACCCAAGTTTTTAAGCCCCCTTTTGTATTGCCCTCGTTGTTGTGAAAGTTTTTACCCGCATAAAAATTCGTTGCTTAATCAGTTGGATGGTTCCTACTTCGGCACCAGCTTCGCTTCCTTCTTTGCGCTTTCCTTTAACATCCAGTCCGATAAGAAGAGGATTTATTACACGCCTCAGATTTGCGGCTTTACCATTAACAGAGACATACGGGAGACGTTGTACGTGGGCATGAATAAGGACAATAGCGAGTCGTCTGAGGAGTATTCGTAG
- a CDS encoding myosin A, putative (encoded by transcript PVX_083030A) gives MAITNEEMKTAGKIVRRVSNIEAFDKSGAVFKGYQIWTDISPAIEENPNIMFVKCVVQQGSRREKLTVVQIDPPGSGTPYEIDINHAWNCNSQVDPMSFGDIGLLNHTNIPCVLDFLKHRYFKNQIYTTAVPLIVAINPYKDLGNTTAEWIRKYRDTTDHTRLPPHIFSCAREALSNLHGVNKSQTIIVSGESGAGKTEATKQIMRYFASSKSGNMDLSIQTAIMAANPVLEAFGNAKTIRNNNSSRFGRFMQLVISHEGGIRNGSVVAFLLEKSRIITQDDNERSYHIFYQFLKGASQSMREKFGLKDVTSYKLLNPNSTEVPSVDDEKDFEEVLESLKNMQLSNDQIEYIFSIVAGILTLGNVRMVEKAENGLSDAAAIHDEDMELFKKACELMFLDHELVKRELLIKVTVAGGNKIEGRWNKNDAEVLQLSLCKAMYEKLFLWIIKNLNTRIEPEGGFKAFMGMLDIFGFEVFKNNSLEQLFINITNEMLQKNFIDIVFERESKLYMEEGISTAELNYTSNKPVIDLLCERGKSVLSYLEDQCLAPGGSDEKFVSACITNLKNNERFTPAKVASNKNFVIQHTIGPIQYCSDNFLLKNKDVLRGELVEVIKGSENEIVRDLFEGQVIEKGKIAKGSLIGSQFLNQLTALMTLINSTEPHFIRCIKPNENKKPLEWCEPKILIQLHALSILEALVLRQLGYSYRRTFEDFLYQFKFVDIAIAEDSSLDARSKCEKLLQCSGLSENMLKIGKTMVFLKQEGAKLLTTIQREKLVEWENCVSVIEAAIIKHKYKHKLDENVPSLVRVQAHIRKRLAV, from the exons ATGGCAATCACAAATGAGGAGATGAAAACGGCGGGCAAAATTGTGAGGCGGGTTTCAAATATCGAGGCTTTTGACAAATCCGGAGCTGTGTTTAAG GGATATCAAATATGGACCGATATATCTCCGGCAATAGAGGAAAACCCAAATATCATGTTTGTAAAATGTGTTGTGCAGCAGGGATCTAGGAGGGAGAAGTTAACCGTTGTGCAGATTGACCCCCCCGGCTCAGGAACT CCATACGAAATCGACATCAACCATGCCTGGAACTGCAACTCGCAAGTGGACCCAATGTCGTTTGGAGACATCGGCTTGCTGAACCATACCAACATCCCGTGTGTGCTGGACTTCCTAAAACACAGATATTTCAAGAACCAGATATACACCACTGCTGTGCCCCTTATCGTTGCCATAAATCCGTACAAAGATTTAGGAAACACGACTGCTGAATGGATTAGAAAGTACCGTGACACGACTGACCATACGAGACTACCACCACACATTTTCTCCTGTGCAAGGGAAGCTCTTTCGAATCTCCACGGTGTGAACAAAAGCCAAACGATCATCGTTTCGGGTGAATCAGGTGCAGGAAAGACAGAAGCGACAAAGCAAATTATGAGATATTTTGCATCCTCCAAAAGTGGAAATATGGACTTGAGCATCCAGACAGCAATCATGGCAGCAAACCCAGTTCTCGAGGCCTTTGGTAATGCGAAAACGATTAGAAATAATAACTCCTCACGTTTTGGTCGTTTCATGCAGTTGGTTATATCCCACGAGGGAGGAATTCGAAACGGTTCAGTGGTTGCCTTTCTACTGGAGAAGTCCAGAATTATAACGCAAGACGATAATGAGAGGTCCTACCACATATTTTATCAATTCCTTAAGGGTGCCAGCCAAAGTATGAGAGAGAAATTTGGGTTGAAAGATGTGACGAGTTACAAGTTGTTGAACCCGAACTCGACTGAAGTACCTTCTGTAGATGATGAAAAAGATTTCGAAGAAGTGTTGGAGTCGCTAAAGAATATGCAGCTCTCGAATGATCAGATTGAGTACATATTCTCCATAGTAGCTGGTATTTTAACCTTGGGAAATGTCCGAATGGTAGAAAAGGCAGAAAACGGATTGAGTGACGCAGCAGCTATTCACGATGAAGATATGGAGCTGTTTAAGAAAGCATGCGAATTGATGTTCTTAGATCACGAGTTGGTTAAGAGAGAATTACTAATCAAAGTTACCGTTGCtggaggaaataaaatcGAAGGTAGGTGGAATAAAAACGATGCTGAAGTGTTGCAGTTGTCCCTTTGCAAAGCTATGTATGAGAAGTTATTCCTTTGGATtatcaaaaatttgaatacCAGAATTGAGCCAGAAGGTGGGTTCAAAGCGTTTATGGGAATGCTGGACATTTTCGGTTTTGAGGTCTTCAAGAACAATTCGCTGGAGCAGCTATTCATTAACATCACGAATGAAATGCTCCAGAAGAATTTCATAGACATTGTGTTTGAGCGGGAGTCCAAACTGTACATGGAGGAGGGAATATCCACAGCTGAATTGAACTATACGAGTAACAAGCCGGTGATTGATCTCCTCTGTGAGAGAGGCAAATCGGTTCTGTCCTACTTGGAAGATCAATGCCTTGCCCCAGGAGGATCAGATGAGAAATTCGTCAGTGCTTGTATTACCAACTTGAAGAATAACGAACGATTTACTCCCGCGAAAGTTGCTTCGAATAAGAACTTCGTTATTCAGCACACCATTGGCCCCATTCAGTATTGCTCTGATAActttttgctaaaaaataaagacgTTTTGAGAGGGGAACTGGTTGAGGTAATCAAAGGGTCGGAGAACGAAATAGTGAGGGACTTGTTTGAAGGTCAAGTTATAGAAAAGGGTAAAATTGCCAAGGGGTCTCTAATAGGATCTCAGTTCCTTAACCAGCTGACTGCACTGATGACATTGATTAACAGCACAGAGCCGCACTTCATTCGATGTATCAAGCCaaatgagaataaaaaaCCCCTGGAGTGGTGTGAACCCAAAATATTGATACAACTTCATgccctctccattttggaagCCCTTGTCCTCCGTCAGTTAGGCTATTCCTACAGAAGAACATTTGAAGATTTTCTATACCAGTTCAAATTTGTTGATATTGCTATCGCGGAGGATTCCTCGCTGGATGCCAGGTCCAAGTGTGAGAAGCTGCTGCAGTGTTCGGGGCTATCGGAGAATATGCTGAAGATTGGAAAGACCATGGTGTTTCTGAAGCAGGAGGGCGCCAAGTTGCTGACGACCATCCAGAGGGAGAAGCTGGTGGAGTGGGAGAACTGCGTCAGCGTGATCGAGGCCGCCATCATCAAGCACAAGTACAAGCACAAGTTAGATGAGAACGTGCCTTCCCTCGTGCGCGTCCAGGCCCACATACGGAAGAGGCTCGCCGTGTGA
- a CDS encoding hsp70 interacting protein, putative (encoded by transcript PVX_083015A), whose translation MSALKILQRVVTKGKLPPPKGLSRAATRKFTSEGKKIWYSGPKDTYINSGFELKNEDTEKLIELLKESLKLKLLSCTYCSEDIAKHYLELAIMEHKNLLLNDSKNHYLKSFEIYKKIFGELSIMCANIQTYLGVVHKDLGDLKKAEEFLQLSLANKRLIIKNENYLIIDTLNNLGSLYQHKKEFEISVGYFEDCIRLLISSPIELNKNEQIALCYYNLSFSYLGLNDPHSAITCLIRSYAVARETFGPDHTLTVRIRELRRRLERERGAAK comes from the coding sequence ATGAGCGCCCTTAAAATTCTCCAGAGGGTGGTGACCAAGGGAAagctgccccccccaaaagggcTCTCCAGGGCAGCCACGCGAAAATTTACaagtgaagggaaaaaaatttggtaCAGCGGACCGAAAGATACCTACATAAACAGCGGATTTGAGTTAAAAAACGAAGACACAGAAAAGCTAATCGAATTGCTGAAGGAGAGTTTAAAGTTAAAGCTGCTCTCATGTACATACTGCTCGGAAGACATTGCCAAGCACTACTTAGAGCTAGCCATTAtggaacataaaaatttgctaCTGAATGACTCCAAAAATCactatttaaaaagtttcgaaatttataaaaaaatttttggaGAATTAAGCATCATGTGTGCAAACATACAGACGTACTTAGGCGTTGTACATAAAGATCTGGGGGACttaaaaaaggcagaagAGTTTTTGCAATTATCGCTAGCTAATAAAAGgctaataataaaaaatgaaaattatttaatcaTCGATACGTTGAATAACCTCGGCTCGTTGTACCAACATAAGAAAGAGTTTGAAATTTCTGTTGGCTATTTTGAGGACTGCATAAGGTTGTTAATTTCTTCCCCTATTGAGCTGAACAAAAACGAACAGATAGCCTTGTGCTATTATAACCTCTCCTTTTCCTACTTAGGGTTAAACGATCCCCACTCTGCCATCACCTGCTTAATTCGATCCTACGCTGTTGCGCGGGAAACGTTCGGCCCTGACCACACCTTGACGGTTCGGATTAGGGAGCTGCGAAGGAGGCTGGAGCGGGAGAGAGGCGCGGCTAAGTGA
- a CDS encoding aconitate hydratase I, putative (encoded by transcript PVX_083005A) translates to MKHLHGNLGSCVRTYCSKGNPFEKVRRKLGQGDLSYYDLNELHDSRIRSLPYSIRILLESAVRNCDNLKVTEENVETILSWRDNCRKKKEVPFMPARVLLQDLTGVPCIVDLATMRDTAAMLGGDANKINPLIPVDLVIDHSVQVDHSRSPEARELNEKKEFERNLERFKFLKWGMHSFKNMLILPPGSGIVHQINLEYLAHCVFNNQGMLYPDSLVGTDSHTTMINGLGILGWGVGGIEAEATMLGLPISMTLPEVVGINVVGKLSDHLLSTDVVLYITSFLRKEVGVVNKYVEFFGPSLKDLKLGDRATIANMAPEYGATVGFFGVDDTTLEYLLQTGRDKEKVTLIREYLIKNALFNDYMDHIEYTDVYTLDLSKLSLSVSGPKRPHDNVLLSNLHTDFSACLESPVGFKGYDVPEEEREKVIPFSYKDEKRYTLTHGSVVLAAITSCTNTSNSSSMIAAGLLAKKAVEHGIEAIPYIKSSLSPGSKTVQKYLEAGGLLHYLEKLGFYNVGFGCMTCIGNSGHLDKEVEDVINENDLICSSVLSGNRNFEGRIHPLVKANYLASPVLVVLLSLIGNVNVDVASYTFTGKGGIQIKALDLIPKKEEINAYEEQYLKPQMYTDIYKNVKYVNQYWNDIKIKKEKLYEWDANSTYIHKPPFFEHMKVEAEKIHDIKNAHMLLLLGDSITTDHISPAGMIHKSSEAYKFLKSKNVKDEDLNTYGARRGNDQVMVRGTFANIRLINKLCPDKGPNTVHIPSKRLMSVYEAAMQYKQDNVDVIVVAGKEYGCGSSRDWAAKGSYLLGVKAILAESFERIHRSNLVGMSVLPLQFLNNESAAYYNMDGTETFSIALNQGELRPQQHIQVQMTQRGKTTSFDVLCRIDTEIEVKYFKNGGILKYVLRSLVKG, encoded by the coding sequence ATGAAACACCTGCACGGGAACCTCGGCAGCTGCGTGCGGACCTACTGCAGCAAGGGCAACCCGTTCGAGAAGGTGCGGAGGAAGCTGGGCCAGGGGGACCTGAGTTACTACGACCTGAACGAGCTGCACGACAGCAGGATAAGGAGTCTGCCCTACTCCATCCGAATCTTGCTCGAATCTGCTGTGCGCAATTGTGACAATTTGAAGGTTACAGAAGAGAACGTAGAAACGATCCTATCCTGGAGGGATAACTGccggaagaagaaggaggtgcCGTTTATGCCTGCGAGGGTACTTCTGCAAGACCTGACCGGAGTCCCCTGTATAGTAGATTTGGCCACGATGAGAGACACAGCGGCAATGCTGGGTGGAgatgcaaataaaataaatccaCTAATCCCAGTCGATTTAGTAATTGACCATTCCGTCCAAGTGGATCATAGTAGGAGTCCCGAAGCAAGGgaattaaatgaaaagaaagaatttgAAAGAAATTTGGAGCGATTTAAATTTCTAAAATGGGGCATGCactcatttaaaaatatgctaatATTACCACCCGGTTCCGGGATAGTGCACCAAATAAATTTAGAATACTTAGCGCACTGTGTTTTTAATAACCAGGGGATGCTATACCCAGACAGTTTAGTCGGGACGGATTCTCACACCACCATGATAAACGGGTTAGGAATTCTAGGATGGGGAGTAGGAGGCATAGAAGCAGAAGCAACCATGTTAGGCTTGCCCATATCAATGACTCTGCCAGAGGTAGTAGGGATAAACGTCGTTGGGAAGTTATCGGACCATTTGCTAAGCACCGACGTTGTTCTGTACATCACATCCTTCTTAAGAAAAGAAGTGGGTGTGGTAAATAAGTATGTAGAATTCTTTGGGCCCAGTTTGAAAGATTTAAAGCTAGGCGATAGAGCAACCATTGCGAATATGGCCCCAGAGTATGGAGCCACCGTGGGTTTCTTTGGCGTGGATGATACTACCTTAGAGTATTTGCTACAGACGGGGCGAGATAAGGAGAAGGTAACCCTAATCAGGGAGTACCTCATAAAAAACGCTCTCTTCAACGACTATATGGACCATATAGAATACACAGATGTGTATACGTTAGATCTGTCCAAATTGAGTCTGTCTGTGTCTGGGCCGAAGAGACCACACGACAATGTGTTGCTTTCTAACCTGCACACTGATTTTAGCGCCTGTTTGGAATCCCCAGTGGGCTTCAAAGGGTATGACGTGCCAGAGGAGGAGAGAGAGAAGGTAATTCCCTTTTCCTATAAGGATGAGAAGAGGTACACTCTCACACATGGCAGTGTAGTACTCGCGGCCATCACTTCATGCACCAACACGAGTAACTCCTCCTCGATGATAGCAGCTGGGTTGTTGGCGAAGAAGGCAGTAGAGCACGGAATTGAGGCAATCCCATATATTAAAAGTTCCCTTTCCCCGGGGTCCAAAACGGTGCAGAAGTATTTAGAAGCAGGGGGGCTTCTCCACTACTTAGAAAAACTAGGCTTCTACAACGTCGGCTTTGGGTGCATGACGTGCATAGGGAACAGTGGCCATCTAGACAAGGAGGTGGAGGACGTCATCAATGAGAATGACCTTATCTGTTCCTCCGTTCTGTCCGGCAATAGAAACTTCGAAGGGCGTATACACCCACTGGTGAAGGCAAACTACCTGGCTTCTCCAGTCCTAGTCGTGCTGCTGAGCCTGATAGGCAACGTCAATGTGGATGTTGCATCTTACACGTTCActggaaaagggggaatacAAATTAAAGCCCTTGATTTGAttcccaaaaaggaggaaatcaATGCGTATGAGGAGCAGTACCTCAAACCGCAAATGTACACggatatttataaaaacgtaaaatacGTCAACCAATATTGGAATGATATAAAGATAAAGAAAGAGAAGCTCTACGAATGGGACGCCAACTCGACGTACATTCATaagccccctttttttgaacacATGAAAGTAGAGGCAGAAAAAATCCACGACATTAAGAATGCCCATATGCTGCTACTCCTGGGGGACAGCATCACCACTGATCATATCTCCCCTGCGGGGATGATTCACAAAAGTTCGGAGGCgtacaaatttttgaaatccaaaaatgtaaaagatgAAGATTTGAATACCTATGGGGCTAGGAGGGGCAATGACCAAGTCATGGTACGAGGGACCTTTGCCAACATCAGGCTCATAAACAAATTGTGCCCCGATAAGGGACCCAACACTGTGCATATTCCTTCGAAGCGGTTAATGTCCGTTTACGAAGCCGCCATGCAATATAAACAAGACAACGTGGACGTCATCGTCGTTGCTGGGAAGGAATACGGGTGTGGTAGCTCCAGAGATTGGGCAGCTAAAGGGTCCTACCTCCTGGGAGTGAAAGCCATCCTCGCCGAGTCCTTTGAGCGTATCCACAGAAGCAACCTCGTCGGCATGAGCGTCCTTCCTCTGCAGTTTTTGAACAACGAAAGTGCTGCTTACTACAATATGGACGGCACGGAGACCTTCTCCATTGCGCTGAATCAGGGCGAGCTCCGGCCCCAGCAGCACATACAGGTCCAGATGACCCAGCGGGGCAAGACCACCTCCTTCGACGTCCTCTGCAGAATCGACACAGAGATAGAAGTCAAGTACTTTAAGAATGGCGGCATATTGAAGTACGTTTTGCGCTCCCTCGTGAAGGGGTAG
- a CDS encoding hypothetical protein, conserved (encoded by transcript PVX_083010A) produces the protein MGLPGLITRRRLVTQIAKQGSASNQLLIKLYLYNVPRVSIDVYYDIVSSLKRDAPRTQEETRIFNVPHFADENLILYKYFQYVQTGCDKRKLLKLMLLLYRKNLREYSDRKIYFYNSCVHVHNFVFERFFYYNSSFSHWRRGDGNSVHGKCAHHGKCTHHGKCTHHGKCTHHGKCTHHGKCTHHGKYSLHSKYTLHTDFFLYALDFYLFHLSKNCKLLSIEQLNVLSNIYANVSISPDGHSGGGDCTQRETRAKESSSEGANIAETEANNKICLLFIHISRGIIAQTQSYLAGRLTASRGEVTSAMQLTQRNVNRGKTILKRLLHKSVSEQHREYTILKKKYQEKVLNVNSLRKYLNGVKHLNIINIKKYVYMILYLYFNSFVFNKSVYFSSLIFYILQKYNLQHTYVFSILFIKFNLFFANYKTFSEFNKGVLLDGVGRYIDSLLTFRIKQSHGKINATQTGIYPRGEHPDEFFSHMYHNEFVENVPIYAELYEEQYKCRGNYPKHFTYFENALLHLFKYLHHNVTLVEGRKMTAGTKSSEEENLAHTRKFFVQKKYNKFCLTWSEHFLSNVVLLSNYVQNCLPVLFSFMQGIVTAVANCRPNDEEKITSNPPKWETESIMFRNIKKNSNNKMRTSLTHYYVSSSFRKISDGNLVNEKNILTFYCDIYFNNNVVEVDGPKHFLIYYTFERGVDGGGQGRQHSQGRQHSQDSQHSQIDQLDQLGPSGYPPFVAKHRDIFDFNFLFPFFFNNANVMQLKDRRSGHFLFYNDKSLKKNFFLYINGYFVKHINCYDRDITSFKYLHDVLFRRGSDFHVARGGAYQ, from the exons ATGGGGCTACCTGGCCTGATCACCCGCAGACGACTGGTCACGCAAATCGCCAAACAGGGGAGCGCATCAAACCAGCTCTTAATCAAACTGTACCTGTACAACGTGCCGAGGGTAAGCATCGATGTGTACTACGACATCGTTTCTTCGCTGAAACGGGACGCGCCGCGAACGCAGGAGGAGACTCGAATTTTTAACGTGCCCCATTTCGCGGacgaaaatttaattttgtacAAATATTTCCAGTACGTACAAACAGGATGTGACAAAAGGAAATTACTAAAACTGATGCTCCTTCTGTATAGGAAAAATTTACGAGAGTACAGCGACAggaagatttatttttacaactcgtgtgtgcatgtgcacaATTTTGTCTTCGAACGGTTCTTTTACTATAACTCGAGTTTTTCCCACTGGAGGAGAGGTGATGGGAACAGCGTCCACGGAAAGTGCGCTCACCACGGAAAGTGTACTCACCACGGAAAGTGTACTCACCACGGAAAGTGTACTCACCACGGAAAGTGTACTCACCACGGAAAGTGTACTCACCACGGAAAGTACTCTCTCCACAGCAAGTACACCCTGCACACGGATTTTTTCCTATACGCTCTGGACTTTTATTTGTTCCATTtgtcaaaaaattgcaaacttCTGAGCATTGAGCAGCTGAACGTCCTTTCGAACATTTACGCAAATGTGAGCATCTCCCCGGATGGCCACTCGGGGGGAGGTGATTGCACACAGAGGGAAACCCGCGCAAAGGAGTCCTCATCTGAGGGAGCGAACATAGCCGAAACGGAGGCAAACAACAAGATATGCCTGCTGTTCATTCACATATCGAGGGGCATCATCGCCCAAACGCAGTCCTACCTGGCGGGGAGACTCACCGCTTCGCGAGGAGAGGTTACCTCTGCTATGCAACTAACACAGAGAAATGTCAACAGGGGTAAGACAATTTTAAAGCGCCTCTTACACAAAAGCGTATCAGAGCAACATCGAGAGTataccattttaaaaaaaaagtaccagGAAAAAGTGCTAAATGTGAACAGTTTAAGGAAATACCTAAATGGTGTGAAACACCTGAAcattattaacataaaaaaatacgtgtACATGATCCTTTACCTTTATTTTAACTCATTTGTGTTTAACAAGTCGGTTTACTTTTCCtctctcattttttacattttacaaaaatataatttacaacACACGTACGTATTTAGCATACTCTTTATCaagtttaatttattttttgccaattaCAAAACGTTTAGTGAATTTAACAAAGGGGTGTTGTTGGATGGTGTTGGGAGGTATATCGACTCCCTTTTGACATTTCGAATTAAGCAAAGTCATGGGAAGATTAATGCAACACAGACAGGCATATACCCCAGGGGGGAACACCCGGACGAATTTTTCTCCCACATGTATCACAACGAATTTGTGGAAAATGTACCCATTTATGCAGAACTTTACGAAGAGCAGTACAAATGCAGAGGAAATTATCCCAAACATTTTACATACTTTGAAAATGCCCTCCTCCATCTGTTCAAATATTTACACCACAATGTCACCTTAgtggaaggaagaaaaatgactGCAGGGACAAAATCCtcggaggaagaaaatcttGCACACACGCgcaaattttttgtgcaaaaaaaatataacaaattttgCCTGACCTGGTCAGAACATTTTTTGTCAAATGTTGTGCTGCTATCCAATTATGTGCAGAACTGCCTGCCcgttcttttttccttcatgcAAGGGATTGTCACG GCAGTTGCCAACTGCCGCCCAAAtgatgaagagaaaattaCGAGCAACCCCCCCAAGTGGGAAACCGAATCGATTATGTttaggaatataaaaaaaaatagcaataaCAAAATGCGCACGAGTCTCACACACTACTACGTTAGCAGCAGTTTCCGCAAAATCAGCGACGGCAACTTGGtaaatgagaaaaacattttgacCTTCTACTGcgacatttattttaataacaaCGTTGTGGAGGTTGACGGGCCGAAGCACTTTCTCATTTACTACACTTTTGAGAGGGGTGTTGACGGGGGTGGTCAGGGGAGGCAGCACAGTCAGGGGAGGCAGCACAGTCAGGATAGTCAACACAGTCAGATTGACCAGCTTGACCAGCTTGGCCCGAGCGGTTACCCCCCCTTCGTCGCCAAACACAGGGACATTTTCgacttcaattttttgttccccttttttttcaacaacGCGAACGTGATGCAGTTGAAGGACCGCCGAAGTGGCCACTTCCTCTTTTACAATGACAAGAgtttgaagaaaaacttttttttgtacatcaACGGCTACTTTGTGAAGCACATAAACTGCTACGACCGGGACATAACGAGCTTCAAATATTTGCACGACGTGTTGTTCAGGCGAGGGAGCGACTTCCACGTCGCGAGGGGCGGGGCGTATCAGTAG
- a CDS encoding sporozoite microneme protein, putative (encoded by transcript PVX_083025A), producing MCVNIRMFTYANVRKIVRKTMRLFFPPFLSVSQYSYDAEEKLNILEGLVNEFVENSKGVIFNSPEEKKKMEKHKFKKMCDIILEKVKTVVELSTINNYRIILKFGKGERKSEVIDKVKNDDNISDELKSELLKYEDVESKDANVSGLINFISPIYDSFEQKLNALIREVSADLGKII from the exons ATGTGCGTAAATATACGCATGTTCACATATGCTAATGTACGCAAAATTGTACGCAAAACtatgcgccttttttttcccccctttttaagcgTGTCACAGTACAGCTACGATGCGGAAGAAAAGCTGAACATTCTGGAGGGACTTGTAAACGAATTTGTCGAAA ACAGCAAAGGCGTCATCTTCAACTCCcccgaagaaaaaaaaaaaatggaaaaacacaagtttaaaaaaatgtgcgaTATAATCCTGGAGAAGGTAAAAACAGTGGTGGAACTGAGCACTATTAACAACTAtcgaataattttaaaattcggGAAAGGCGAAAGAAAAAGCGAAGTGATAgacaaagtaaaaaatgatgacaaCATATCTGATGAGCTAAAAAGCGAGCtgttaaaatatgaagatgTCGAAAGTAAAGATGCAAATGTTTCCGGCCTCATCAATTTTATATCCCCCATTTATGACAGCTTTGAACAAAAGTTAAATGCTTTAATACGAGAAGTTTCCGCCGATTtggggaaaataatatag